The following are from one region of the Mesorhizobium sp. B2-8-5 genome:
- a CDS encoding efflux RND transporter permease subunit — MISEFCIRKPVATLLMSFALILGGIFAYKFLPVAALPSAEFPVVNVSASLPGASPETMATSVATPLIKQFATIAGIDSISTTNSLGQTSIAIQFVLNRDIDAAAADVQAAIARTQKSLPPEMTAPPSYRKVNPADAPILLMSLVSDTVPLTDLDAFAENVISPSLSTIDGVAQVSIYGQQKYAVRIQIDPTALAARSISIDQLQAAITSANSNTPLGVLQNNKQQLTITANTQLDNAAGFSNLIIATKNGHPVRLGEVTRVVDSVETTTTASWYDGTRAIILAVQRQPDANTVEVVDKVKAMLPSFQDQMPAAASIKLLNDRSTSIRQAVDDVQFTLLLTIALVVMVIFVFLRRVTATIIPAVAVPISLIATLGAMFLFGFSIDNISLMGLTLAVGLVVDDAIVMLENIFRHMEEDGLSAFDASLKGAREIGFTIISISISLVAVFIPVLLMGGVIGRIFNEFAVVVTVAILASMFVSLTLTPMLCSRLLSVSKADREKHAPGHKPDFITRGYDRILGFCLRNTFLVFLVFVATAAASVWLIQVSPKGFFPQEDISQISVTTLARQDISFDAMVKLQGKVADVFSHSPYVTHVAWSVGGSQSALNQGRLYVQLKDKSQRPDIEKVQSDLRRQLSNVAGIEAYMQPVQNLRLGSRSSASAYQLVVQGLDTGQTDIWAQKLDDAMAADHTTFTDVTSDLQNNALQASLVIDRDKAAQLGIDTDTLRSALYGGFGTDQVSTIFGSADSYEVITELDPKIEWSPERMLAIQMRTASGSLVPLGAFAHVDRTAGALTVNQLGQLPAVTVSYNLPQGVSLGDTVTRIEQLKEQIGMPKEISTSFAGTAKTFQDSLANQGFLIGGAILTIYIVLGMLYESFIHPLTILTGLPSAVLGAVVALRFAGMDLSVIAVIGILMLIGIVKKNGIMMVDVALELRRQGMSAKESIHKACLMRFRPIMMTTLAALMGTFPIALGTGASAELRQPLGVAVVGGLLASQALTLFVTPVIYVYFENFSGWLLGFFSKKSRPALHVVESGEQASLFDTNDDTPQKTAAE; from the coding sequence ATGATCTCCGAATTCTGCATCCGCAAGCCCGTCGCCACCCTTCTGATGTCGTTCGCCCTCATTCTGGGCGGCATCTTTGCCTACAAGTTCCTGCCGGTGGCGGCGCTGCCCAGCGCCGAATTTCCCGTGGTCAACGTTTCGGCCAGCTTGCCCGGCGCCTCGCCGGAGACGATGGCGACATCGGTGGCGACGCCACTGATCAAGCAATTCGCGACGATCGCCGGCATCGATTCGATCTCGACCACCAATTCGCTCGGCCAGACCTCGATCGCCATTCAGTTCGTGCTCAACCGCGACATCGACGCGGCGGCCGCGGACGTCCAGGCGGCGATCGCGCGCACGCAAAAATCGCTGCCGCCGGAAATGACGGCGCCGCCGAGCTATCGCAAGGTCAATCCGGCCGACGCGCCGATCCTTCTGATGTCGCTGGTCAGCGACACGGTTCCGCTGACCGATCTCGACGCCTTCGCCGAAAACGTCATTTCACCTTCTCTGTCGACCATCGACGGTGTGGCCCAGGTCTCGATTTACGGCCAGCAGAAATATGCCGTGCGCATCCAGATCGATCCGACCGCGCTGGCCGCGCGCAGCATCTCGATCGATCAGCTGCAGGCTGCGATCACTTCGGCCAACAGCAACACGCCGCTCGGCGTCCTGCAGAACAACAAGCAGCAGCTGACCATCACCGCCAACACACAGCTCGACAACGCCGCTGGCTTCTCCAACCTGATCATCGCCACCAAGAATGGTCACCCGGTGCGGCTGGGCGAGGTGACGCGCGTCGTCGACTCGGTCGAGACCACGACGACGGCAAGCTGGTATGACGGCACGCGCGCCATCATCCTCGCGGTCCAGCGCCAGCCCGACGCCAACACCGTCGAGGTGGTCGACAAGGTCAAGGCGATGCTGCCGTCCTTCCAGGACCAGATGCCGGCGGCGGCCAGCATCAAGCTGCTCAACGACCGCTCGACCTCGATCCGGCAAGCCGTCGACGACGTCCAGTTCACGCTGCTCCTGACCATCGCCCTGGTGGTGATGGTGATCTTCGTGTTCCTGCGGCGGGTGACGGCGACGATCATTCCGGCCGTGGCGGTGCCGATCTCGCTGATCGCCACGCTTGGCGCGATGTTCCTGTTCGGCTTCTCGATCGACAACATCTCGCTGATGGGATTGACGCTTGCCGTCGGTCTTGTCGTCGACGACGCCATCGTCATGCTGGAAAACATCTTCCGCCACATGGAAGAAGATGGGTTGTCGGCCTTCGACGCCTCGCTGAAGGGCGCGCGCGAAATCGGCTTCACCATCATCTCGATCTCGATCTCGCTGGTGGCGGTATTCATTCCGGTGCTGCTGATGGGCGGCGTCATCGGCCGCATCTTCAACGAATTCGCGGTCGTGGTGACCGTCGCCATCCTGGCCTCGATGTTCGTGTCGCTGACGCTGACGCCGATGCTCTGCTCGCGCCTGCTGTCGGTGAGCAAGGCCGATCGCGAAAAGCATGCCCCCGGCCACAAGCCGGACTTCATCACGCGTGGCTACGACCGGATCCTGGGCTTCTGCCTGCGAAACACCTTCCTGGTGTTCCTCGTCTTCGTCGCAACGGCGGCAGCGTCGGTGTGGCTGATCCAGGTTTCGCCGAAGGGCTTCTTTCCGCAGGAGGATATCAGCCAGATCTCGGTGACCACGCTTGCGCGCCAGGACATCTCCTTCGACGCCATGGTCAAGCTGCAGGGCAAGGTCGCCGATGTATTCTCCCATTCTCCCTATGTGACGCATGTCGCGTGGTCGGTGGGCGGCAGCCAAAGCGCGCTCAACCAGGGCCGGCTCTATGTGCAGCTGAAGGACAAGAGCCAGCGCCCCGACATCGAGAAGGTCCAGTCCGACCTGAGGCGGCAACTTTCGAATGTGGCCGGCATCGAAGCCTATATGCAGCCGGTGCAGAATCTCAGGCTGGGCTCACGGTCGTCGGCCAGCGCCTATCAGCTCGTGGTGCAGGGCCTGGATACCGGCCAGACCGACATCTGGGCGCAGAAGCTGGACGACGCGATGGCCGCGGACCACACGACCTTCACCGACGTCACCAGCGACCTGCAGAACAACGCATTGCAGGCATCGCTGGTGATAGACCGCGACAAGGCCGCCCAGCTCGGCATCGATACCGACACGCTGCGTTCGGCCCTCTATGGCGGCTTCGGCACCGATCAGGTTTCGACGATCTTCGGTTCTGCCGACAGCTATGAGGTGATCACCGAGCTCGATCCCAAGATCGAATGGTCGCCCGAGCGGATGCTCGCCATCCAGATGCGGACGGCGAGCGGCAGCCTGGTGCCTCTCGGCGCTTTCGCGCATGTCGATCGCACGGCCGGCGCGCTGACGGTCAATCAGCTCGGCCAGCTTCCGGCGGTGACGGTTTCCTACAATCTGCCGCAGGGCGTGTCGCTCGGCGACACGGTGACCCGCATCGAGCAGCTCAAAGAGCAGATCGGCATGCCGAAGGAGATCTCGACGAGCTTTGCCGGTACGGCCAAGACCTTCCAGGATTCGCTTGCCAACCAGGGCTTCCTGATCGGCGGTGCGATCCTGACGATCTACATCGTGCTCGGCATGCTCTATGAGAGCTTCATCCACCCGCTTACCATTCTCACCGGCCTGCCGTCGGCGGTGCTGGGCGCGGTGGTGGCGCTGCGCTTCGCCGGCATGGACCTGTCGGTGATCGCGGTGATCGGCATCCTGATGCTGATCGGCATCGTCAAGAAGAACGGCATCATGATGGTCGATGTCGCGCTGGAGCTCAGGCGACAGGGCATGTCGGCGAAGGAGTCCATCCACAAGGCCTGCCTGATGCGTTTCCGGCCGATCATGATGACGACGCTTGCCGCGTTGATGGGCACGTTCCCGATCGCGCTCGGCACCGGCGCCAGCGCCGAGCTGCGCCAGCCGCTCGGTGTCGCGGTAGTCGGCGGCCTGCTCGCCTCGCAGGCGCTGACGCTGTTCGTCACGCCGGTGATCTACGTCTATTTCGAGAATTTCTCCGGCTGGCTGCTCGGCTTCTTCTCGAAAAAGAGCAGGCCGGCGCTGCATGTGGTGGAAAGCGGCGAGCAAGCCTCGCTGTTCGATACCAACGACGATACCCCGCAAAAGACCGCCGCCGAATAG
- a CDS encoding nitrile hydratase accessory protein: MSRHDGALPAGFDEPVFAEPWQAEAFAMTVALHDKGLFSWSEWAEALSAEVKQPGAASDGHDYYEHWLAALEKLLSRKGIAGKGEVDELAAAWERAAHATPHGKPILLENDPGSVR, from the coding sequence TTGAGCCGGCATGACGGCGCATTGCCTGCGGGTTTCGACGAGCCGGTCTTCGCCGAGCCGTGGCAGGCGGAAGCTTTCGCCATGACCGTCGCGCTGCACGACAAAGGCCTGTTTTCGTGGAGCGAGTGGGCGGAGGCCTTGTCCGCCGAGGTGAAGCAGCCGGGCGCCGCGAGCGACGGGCATGACTATTACGAGCATTGGCTAGCGGCCTTGGAGAAGCTTTTGTCGCGAAAGGGGATCGCCGGCAAGGGCGAGGTGGACGAACTCGCCGCCGCCTGGGAACGCGCCGCGCACGCCACGCCGCACGGCAAGCCGATCCTGCTGGAGAACGATCCGGGATCTGTAAGGTAA
- the nthB gene encoding nitrile hydratase subunit beta produces MNGPQDLGGQMGFGPVAPETDEPYFHAAWERRALGVTLTAGGMGAWNIDESRHARESLHPADYYSSSYYQIWIKALEALLKRHGFVSERDLAAGKAVDPAATPKRVLKAADVPAVLAKGGPCDRPIATPARFRAGDRVRTKNFNPTGHTRLPRYARGKNGTVEAVRDGFVFPDSNAHGKGENPQWVYTVVFDGPEIWGEGADPTISVSIDAWESYLEPA; encoded by the coding sequence ATGAACGGGCCGCAGGATCTTGGTGGGCAGATGGGGTTCGGACCGGTCGCGCCCGAAACGGACGAGCCTTATTTCCACGCCGCATGGGAAAGGCGGGCGCTCGGCGTCACGCTCACCGCAGGCGGCATGGGCGCCTGGAACATCGACGAGAGCCGGCATGCGCGGGAATCGCTGCATCCCGCCGACTATTACTCATCGAGCTACTACCAGATCTGGATCAAGGCGCTGGAGGCGCTGCTGAAGCGCCATGGCTTCGTCAGCGAGCGCGACCTTGCCGCCGGCAAGGCGGTCGATCCGGCCGCGACGCCGAAAAGGGTGCTGAAGGCGGCGGACGTGCCGGCGGTACTCGCCAAGGGCGGGCCATGCGACCGGCCGATTGCCACGCCGGCACGTTTTCGCGCGGGCGATCGGGTGCGCACCAAGAATTTCAACCCGACCGGCCATACGCGCCTGCCGCGCTACGCGCGCGGCAAGAACGGGACTGTCGAGGCCGTTCGCGACGGCTTCGTCTTCCCCGACAGCAATGCGCATGGCAAGGGCGAGAACCCGCAATGGGTCTACACGGTGGTGTTCGACGGGCCGGAGATCTGGGGCGAGGGCGCCGATCCGACGATCAGCGTCTCGATCGACGCCTGGGAGAGCTATCTTGAGCCGGCATGA
- the nthA gene encoding nitrile hydratase subunit alpha codes for MAHDHDHDNELDPFAARVRALETILTQKGLIDPAAIDVIVDTYETKIGPRNGARVVAKAWSDAAYADWLKRDATAAIGSLSYTGRQGEHMQAVFNTDETHNLVVCTLCSCYPWSVLGLPPVWYKAPPYRSRAVIDPRGVLEEFGLTLPAEMKIRVWDSTAELRYLVVPMRPKDTEGWSEEQLAGLVSRDAMIGTAVAKEPA; via the coding sequence ATGGCCCACGATCATGACCACGACAACGAGCTCGATCCGTTCGCGGCGCGCGTGCGCGCGCTGGAGACGATCCTGACGCAAAAGGGCCTGATCGATCCCGCGGCCATCGACGTCATCGTCGACACCTATGAGACCAAGATCGGTCCGCGCAACGGCGCGCGGGTGGTGGCAAAGGCCTGGAGCGATGCGGCTTACGCCGATTGGCTGAAGCGCGACGCGACCGCGGCGATCGGATCGCTCTCCTATACCGGTCGCCAGGGCGAGCACATGCAGGCCGTGTTCAACACCGATGAGACGCATAACCTCGTCGTCTGCACGCTCTGCTCCTGCTATCCGTGGTCGGTGCTCGGCCTACCGCCGGTCTGGTACAAGGCGCCGCCTTACCGCTCGCGGGCCGTCATCGATCCGCGCGGCGTGCTGGAAGAATTCGGGCTGACGCTGCCGGCGGAGATGAAGATCCGCGTCTGGGATTCGACGGCCGAGCTTCGCTACCTCGTGGTGCCGATGCGGCCCAAGGACACGGAAGGCTGGAGCGAGGAACAGCTCGCCGGGCTGGTAAGCCGCGATGCGATGATCGGCACGGCGGTCGCGAAGGAACCAGCATGA